In Brevibacillus brevis, a genomic segment contains:
- a CDS encoding peptide ABC transporter substrate-binding protein: protein MKRFRSATMSCLMSASVLAISASGAAAADAGQKNHSGSELHLNLYSEPMSLDPAIGEDSISFALLRATFDGLTRTGEDGKLHPSAAEKIDVSDDGKTYTFHLRSAKWSNGDPVTAHDFEYAWKRVIDPKIGAGYAYQFYVILNAEKANRQEAKLDDVGIKAIDDRTLRVTLEKPAPYFLELTALPVYYPVNKKVAEASQGWSWEANTHVGNGPFKVESWDHKKSIVLAKNQAYWDKAAVKLDKLSFSMVEDEATELSMYKNGELDWAGGPLGSFPADEIPALKKSGELRTQVFAGTYWYKFNTEQAPFQNAKIRKAFAYAVNRQALIDDVLQTAQLPATAIVPPVQSPVKEGYFKDNDVTQAKALLAEGMKELGITQLPPITLTYNTSYAHQAIAQFIQSEWKDNLGVDVKLENKEWKQFLDDLHEGRYQIGRFGWVGDYSDPVNFLELFKDKNGSLNDTHWESPKYKALLEQSATESDPEKRRAILKQAEQILMDEMPVMPIYYYTNSWIQNEKLSGVVIDPLGTIDYKWAHFTN, encoded by the coding sequence ATGAAACGGTTTAGGAGCGCGACGATGAGCTGCTTGATGAGCGCAAGCGTTTTGGCCATCTCGGCAAGCGGGGCGGCTGCAGCGGATGCGGGGCAAAAAAACCACAGCGGAAGCGAGCTGCATCTTAATTTGTATTCCGAACCGATGTCTCTGGATCCGGCGATCGGGGAGGACAGCATCTCGTTCGCGCTGCTTCGTGCCACGTTTGACGGGCTGACACGCACCGGTGAGGATGGCAAGCTGCATCCCTCGGCAGCGGAAAAAATCGATGTCTCGGATGATGGGAAAACCTATACGTTCCACCTGCGTAGTGCGAAATGGAGCAACGGCGATCCGGTCACGGCGCACGATTTCGAGTACGCCTGGAAACGGGTGATTGATCCAAAGATCGGTGCCGGGTATGCCTACCAGTTTTATGTAATCCTGAACGCAGAAAAAGCGAACCGGCAAGAAGCGAAGCTGGACGATGTAGGCATCAAGGCGATCGACGACCGAACGCTGCGGGTGACCCTTGAAAAGCCGGCCCCGTATTTTTTGGAGCTGACCGCGCTTCCGGTCTACTATCCCGTCAATAAAAAGGTCGCAGAGGCAAGCCAAGGCTGGTCGTGGGAAGCGAATACCCACGTCGGCAATGGACCGTTCAAAGTGGAGAGCTGGGATCACAAGAAGTCGATCGTCCTCGCCAAGAACCAGGCGTATTGGGACAAGGCTGCAGTCAAGCTGGACAAGCTTTCGTTCTCCATGGTGGAGGATGAGGCCACAGAGCTCAGCATGTATAAAAACGGAGAGCTGGATTGGGCAGGCGGACCGCTCGGCAGTTTTCCAGCTGACGAAATCCCCGCTTTGAAAAAATCCGGGGAATTGCGCACGCAAGTGTTTGCAGGGACGTACTGGTACAAGTTCAACACGGAGCAGGCTCCCTTCCAGAATGCCAAAATCCGCAAAGCTTTCGCCTACGCCGTCAACCGGCAAGCCTTGATCGACGATGTGCTGCAAACGGCACAGCTTCCTGCCACTGCCATCGTGCCGCCGGTTCAGTCGCCTGTGAAGGAAGGTTATTTCAAAGACAACGATGTCACCCAGGCGAAAGCGCTGCTGGCCGAGGGGATGAAAGAGCTCGGCATCACCCAGCTTCCGCCGATCACTCTTACCTACAACACCTCCTATGCCCATCAAGCCATTGCCCAGTTCATCCAAAGCGAGTGGAAGGACAATCTCGGAGTGGACGTGAAGCTCGAGAACAAAGAGTGGAAGCAGTTCCTCGATGACCTGCACGAAGGCCGCTATCAAATCGGCCGTTTTGGGTGGGTAGGCGATTACAGCGATCCGGTCAATTTCCTGGAGCTTTTCAAGGACAAGAATGGCTCGCTGAACGATACCCATTGGGAGAGCCCAAAGTACAAGGCGCTGTTGGAGCAATCGGCAACGGAATCGGATCCGGAAAAGCGTAGGGCGATCTTGAAACAGGCTGAGCAGATCCTGATGGACGAGATGCCGGTCATGCCGATCTACTATTATACGAATTCCTGGATACAGAATGAGAAGCTGTCAGGGGTCGTCATCGATCCGCTGGGAACGATCGATTACAAATGGGCTCACTTTACGAACTGA